A region of Fimbriiglobus ruber DNA encodes the following proteins:
- a CDS encoding Thoeris anti-defense Tad2 family protein, with protein sequence MDFGQALAAVKAGGNATRQEWAANGAHIFLSEGVIQWQSKDHPPQVYHPNAGDMLAEDWQA encoded by the coding sequence ATGGATTTCGGACAAGCACTAGCGGCCGTGAAGGCCGGGGGAAATGCCACCCGCCAGGAGTGGGCAGCCAACGGCGCCCACATCTTCCTGAGCGAAGGCGTGATCCAATGGCAATCGAAGGACCATCCCCCGCAGGTCTACCACCCCAACGCCGGCGACATGTTGGCGGAAGACTGGCAGGCCTAG
- a CDS encoding lysozyme: protein MKTSPAGITFIQSFEQLRLQRYLDSAGRPSIGWGHLIVPGEDYQLISPEQAGAIFLQDLSVAERAINQAVEVLLSQNEYDACASLAFNVGAGNFARSTLVKLLNSGNTALAAQQFLRWDFAGGKESPGLWGRRVAEKAIFEDGVYTNHA from the coding sequence ATGAAAACCAGCCCCGCCGGAATCACCTTTATCCAGAGCTTCGAGCAACTGCGTCTGCAACGCTACCTCGATTCCGCAGGACGCCCTTCGATCGGCTGGGGCCATCTGATCGTGCCCGGCGAAGACTACCAGCTGATTTCCCCCGAGCAGGCCGGGGCCATCTTCCTCCAAGACCTGTCGGTAGCTGAACGGGCCATCAACCAGGCCGTCGAAGTCCTCCTCTCCCAGAACGAATATGACGCCTGCGCGAGCCTTGCTTTTAACGTCGGTGCCGGGAACTTCGCTCGCAGCACCTTGGTGAAACTCCTGAACAGCGGGAACACCGCCCTCGCCGCCCAGCAGTTCCTCCGCTGGGACTTTGCCGGGGGGAAGGAGTCGCCCGGACTCTGGGGTCGCCGCGTCGCCGAGAAAGCCATTTTTGAAGACGGAGTCTACACGAACCACGCCTGA
- the tig gene encoding trigger factor — protein MAAEDTPADDTATATALEGPTKLPQEVVITDAGPCKKHVKVTVDRAAIDARMDEKYTELMVKTPAHVPGFRPGKAPRKIIEKKFFKDVAAEVKSEVLMASLEQLAEEQTLSPLSPPELDPGAVVIPEFGPLVYEFNIEVRPEFDLPNYKGLKLRRPTHAYTDNDVLKETKRFLEPYGKPEAKTGTDGGAPTVALEDLVTADVVVKAGDKEINKLSGISLKVEKRLAMADGVAEDFAGHMVGAKPGDTRTVDITLSQDLANASLRGTKVQAAFTIKDVKVVRTPELTPELLADFGVRGVEQFHELIRARLERILEYTQRQTARSQILEQLAGNANWEMPVDLLTRQARKTLQRRVMEMKSAGFTDEQIQGRQRVLEQDAVKSTAAALKEHFVLQKIAELEKLEIEDADIDHEIDEIADRTGESPRKVKARMEKEDLIEALATELLERKALDFVLSTAEYEDYELTPAESDQAEVSSVDAQAAPAAEGESPDAHTVGNG, from the coding sequence ATGGCCGCCGAAGACACGCCCGCCGACGATACCGCCACCGCGACCGCGCTCGAGGGGCCGACGAAACTGCCCCAAGAGGTCGTCATCACCGACGCCGGGCCGTGCAAAAAGCACGTCAAGGTGACGGTCGACCGGGCCGCGATCGACGCGCGGATGGACGAAAAATACACCGAACTGATGGTCAAAACCCCCGCCCACGTGCCCGGCTTCCGGCCCGGCAAGGCGCCGCGGAAGATCATCGAGAAGAAGTTCTTCAAGGACGTCGCGGCCGAGGTCAAGAGCGAAGTCCTGATGGCCAGCCTGGAACAACTGGCCGAAGAGCAAACGCTCTCCCCGCTCAGCCCGCCGGAACTCGACCCGGGCGCGGTCGTCATCCCCGAGTTCGGCCCGCTCGTTTACGAATTCAACATCGAAGTCCGCCCCGAGTTCGACCTGCCGAACTACAAGGGCCTGAAACTCCGCCGCCCGACGCACGCGTACACCGACAACGACGTGTTGAAGGAAACCAAGCGGTTCCTGGAGCCCTACGGCAAGCCCGAGGCGAAAACGGGCACCGATGGCGGCGCCCCGACCGTCGCGCTCGAAGACCTCGTCACAGCCGATGTGGTCGTGAAGGCCGGCGACAAGGAAATCAACAAGCTCTCCGGCATCAGCCTCAAAGTCGAAAAGCGGCTCGCGATGGCCGACGGGGTGGCCGAGGACTTCGCGGGGCACATGGTCGGGGCCAAGCCGGGGGACACCCGGACGGTGGACATCACCCTGTCCCAGGATCTCGCCAACGCGTCGCTCCGCGGCACTAAGGTCCAGGCCGCGTTCACGATTAAAGACGTGAAGGTCGTCCGGACGCCGGAACTGACCCCGGAATTGCTGGCCGATTTCGGCGTCAGAGGCGTCGAGCAGTTCCACGAACTCATCCGCGCCCGGCTCGAGCGGATTCTCGAATACACCCAGCGGCAGACGGCCCGGTCGCAGATTCTCGAACAACTCGCCGGCAACGCAAACTGGGAGATGCCGGTCGACCTTCTCACCCGCCAGGCGCGGAAAACGCTCCAGCGGCGGGTGATGGAAATGAAGTCGGCCGGGTTCACGGACGAACAAATCCAGGGCCGCCAGCGGGTACTCGAACAGGACGCGGTCAAGAGTACCGCGGCCGCCCTCAAGGAACACTTCGTCCTGCAGAAGATCGCCGAGTTGGAAAAGCTCGAGATCGAGGACGCGGACATCGACCACGAGATCGACGAGATCGCCGACCGGACCGGGGAAAGTCCCCGTAAGGTGAAGGCCCGGATGGAGAAGGAAGACCTGATCGAAGCCCTCGCGACCGAACTGCTCGAACGCAAGGCGCTCGATTTCGTCCTGAGTACCGCCGAATACGAGGACTACGAACTCACCCCAGCGGAAAGCGACCAGGCCGAGGTCTCCTCGGTCGACGCCCAGGCGGCCCCCGCCGCCGAGGGTGAATCGCCCGACGCCCACACCGTCGGCAACGGTTGA
- a CDS encoding beta strand repeat-containing protein: MTVIASIQPFSIAIGSGSTSATATITTVNTSNAVVFFQGFNTAYASSLAEFALARVALTNSTTVTATINSSGNACTVYGTVVEFTSAAMATSVQTGTITMSSSVTSGTATISSVTTADSSVFYLGLTTSGTSSTQADIWTTLALTNSTTVTAAKNSNGQAVTIGYAVVNFASGLINSVQPRSVTLTTANTSDTDTITSVVTANAMVVYAGCQVGANNAPSTFFYVPQLTGSTTVTLTRGGTSTTSRTMNYTVVEFASGVLNSVQRGTIALHNVTSNTATITSVSTSHAVANLNNFSSSLAAGDPAETFPGVALTNATTVTATVNTTGSSITCTVGYKVVEFSNASPAATWSASALLAASGSKLVKSTLTITAAASFSPKGGSLAKSSVSIASAGVFSPTGVAVKKATATWNGVGSFTPKGVPLAKGIVTWAASAAFAAVGRSTKKSTVTWASAASFAAVGRPLAKATTTWTGQGVFSAVGRRATSGVATWVAASTASFAGRSTATAIGTWSPHAAFAVVGRSLAKTAYSVSPGAVLNAVGRPVASAIASWTSHASLAASGLAVRITHFTISAVSALSVHPAGTHKATFAGSTTFSAAGQALKVSAATWTASAHLSAVGQSHAVGTAVITPHATLAATGAKKETGTATISAIGSLAAIGASLRNTVLSITASSTFAPRGGARVTRAATWTASSTLAADSAATRTGTASFIPEATLVADGAARKTAAVTVHAATSLTAAGGSRFLGAVQILARATIAFARLFPPTPCRRILDPSLNNRTLTARGILRILKPNTNGRTL, translated from the coding sequence GTGACCGTCATCGCCTCGATCCAGCCGTTCTCGATCGCGATCGGGTCGGGCAGCACGTCGGCCACCGCGACGATCACGACCGTCAACACCTCGAACGCGGTCGTGTTTTTTCAGGGGTTCAACACCGCCTACGCCAGTTCGCTGGCCGAATTCGCCCTGGCCCGGGTGGCGCTCACCAACTCCACCACCGTCACCGCGACGATCAACAGCAGCGGGAACGCCTGCACCGTCTACGGGACTGTCGTCGAATTCACCTCCGCCGCGATGGCAACATCGGTCCAGACGGGCACCATTACCATGAGTTCGTCGGTGACCAGCGGCACCGCGACGATTAGCAGCGTCACGACTGCGGATTCGTCCGTGTTTTACCTGGGGCTTACGACGTCCGGCACCAGCTCGACCCAGGCGGATATCTGGACCACGTTGGCGCTCACCAACAGCACCACGGTGACGGCGGCAAAGAACTCGAACGGCCAGGCGGTGACCATCGGCTACGCGGTGGTGAATTTTGCGAGTGGGCTTATCAACTCCGTCCAGCCGCGATCCGTCACGCTGACCACCGCGAATACCAGCGACACGGACACCATCACCAGCGTCGTGACCGCCAATGCGATGGTGGTGTACGCCGGTTGCCAAGTGGGCGCCAACAACGCCCCAAGCACGTTCTTCTACGTGCCGCAGCTCACGGGCAGCACCACGGTCACTCTGACACGCGGCGGCACAAGCACGACTTCGCGCACCATGAATTACACGGTGGTCGAGTTCGCCAGCGGCGTGCTGAACAGCGTGCAGCGCGGCACCATCGCCCTGCACAACGTCACCAGTAACACCGCCACCATCACGTCCGTCAGCACGTCCCACGCCGTCGCGAACCTGAACAACTTTTCCAGCTCCTTGGCGGCCGGCGACCCGGCGGAGACATTTCCCGGTGTCGCCCTGACGAACGCGACTACCGTAACTGCGACGGTCAATACCACCGGCAGCAGTATCACGTGTACCGTCGGGTACAAGGTCGTCGAATTCTCCAACGCCAGCCCCGCCGCGACGTGGTCCGCGTCCGCCCTCCTGGCCGCATCGGGCTCCAAGCTGGTCAAGTCGACCCTCACCATTACGGCCGCCGCATCATTCAGCCCCAAGGGCGGAAGTCTGGCCAAAAGTTCCGTCAGCATCGCTTCGGCCGGGGTGTTCTCACCCACGGGCGTGGCAGTCAAGAAGGCGACCGCGACCTGGAACGGGGTCGGGAGTTTTACGCCCAAGGGCGTGCCACTCGCGAAGGGCATCGTCACCTGGGCTGCCAGTGCCGCATTCGCCGCCGTGGGAAGGTCGACCAAGAAATCGACCGTCACGTGGGCCTCGGCCGCATCATTCGCGGCGGTCGGGCGACCACTCGCAAAAGCGACCACCACCTGGACCGGCCAGGGAGTCTTCTCGGCCGTCGGCCGGCGGGCGACCAGCGGGGTCGCGACGTGGGTTGCGGCAAGTACGGCCAGCTTTGCCGGGAGATCCACCGCCACGGCCATCGGCACCTGGTCGCCGCATGCCGCGTTCGCTGTGGTCGGACGATCGCTGGCGAAGACCGCCTATTCCGTGTCTCCGGGCGCGGTTCTCAATGCGGTCGGACGGCCCGTCGCGAGCGCGATTGCCAGTTGGACCTCGCACGCCTCCCTGGCGGCATCCGGTCTCGCGGTGCGAATCACCCATTTTACGATCAGCGCCGTCAGCGCTCTCTCCGTCCACCCCGCGGGAACCCACAAGGCGACGTTCGCCGGCAGCACCACCTTCTCGGCCGCGGGTCAGGCCCTCAAGGTCTCCGCCGCGACGTGGACCGCCTCCGCACACCTGAGTGCGGTGGGGCAAAGCCACGCGGTCGGGACGGCCGTTATCACCCCGCACGCGACCCTGGCCGCGACGGGGGCGAAAAAAGAGACCGGTACGGCCACGATCAGCGCGATCGGGTCTCTCGCGGCCATCGGCGCATCGCTCCGCAACACCGTCCTGTCGATCACCGCCTCTTCGACGTTCGCCCCACGCGGCGGGGCGCGGGTGACGCGCGCGGCGACGTGGACCGCGTCCTCGACGCTCGCCGCCGACAGTGCCGCGACCAGAACCGGAACGGCCTCCTTCATCCCCGAAGCCACTCTCGTGGCAGACGGGGCCGCACGGAAAACCGCCGCCGTCACGGTCCACGCCGCCACGTCCCTTACCGCCGCCGGAGGGTCTCGCTTCTTGGGTGCCGTCCAGATCCTGGCCCGTGCCACGATCGCATTCGCCCGGCTGTTCCCGCCGACGCCGTGCCGCCGCATCCTCGACCCGAGCCTGAATAACCGCACCCTCACCGCCCGCGGCATACTTCGCATCTTGAAACCCAACACGAACGGCCGCACCTTATGA
- a CDS encoding phage tail fiber protein has translation MTGTNPTFAGDLLALIFNATTIANIAINATSSPITNVYVSLHTADPTSGTQATSEAAYTSYARVGVARTSGGWTVSTNTVVPVATISFPAATGGTETESYAGLGQSASGSTLLFFAGAISPTIAVSNGVTPQLSTSSTLTLS, from the coding sequence ATGACCGGCACTAACCCGACCTTCGCAGGCGATCTTCTGGCCCTGATTTTCAACGCCACCACCATCGCCAACATCGCGATCAACGCCACCTCGTCCCCGATCACGAACGTCTATGTCTCCCTGCACACGGCCGACCCCACCAGCGGCACCCAGGCCACCAGCGAGGCGGCGTACACCAGCTACGCCCGCGTCGGCGTCGCCCGCACGTCCGGCGGGTGGACGGTCAGCACGAATACGGTGGTCCCGGTCGCCACGATCAGCTTCCCGGCCGCCACGGGCGGCACCGAAACCGAATCTTACGCCGGCCTCGGCCAGTCCGCCAGCGGGTCCACCCTGTTGTTCTTCGCAGGCGCGATTTCTCCAACAATTGCAGTGAGTAACGGCGTCACGCCCCAACTTTCTACGAGTTCGACGCTGACATTGAGTTGA